One region of Thiorhodovibrio frisius genomic DNA includes:
- the fliS gene encoding flagellar export chaperone FliS has translation MYAIEMKKSTDQYRQAGVLSEISVASPHRIIQLLFEGALERIAVGKGAMLQGNIAKKGEQISKAINIIDGLRGVLDHEKGGELAERLDALYEYMSYQLLQANLRDNPDALDEVTKLLREVKSGWDEIPEELRNSAG, from the coding sequence ATGTATGCTATAGAGATGAAAAAGAGTACTGACCAATACCGCCAAGCGGGTGTGCTGTCCGAAATATCGGTTGCCAGTCCGCATCGGATCATCCAGCTGCTATTCGAGGGCGCCCTTGAGCGCATCGCGGTCGGCAAGGGCGCGATGTTGCAGGGCAATATCGCCAAGAAGGGCGAACAGATCAGCAAAGCCATCAATATCATCGATGGCCTGCGCGGCGTGCTTGACCACGAAAAGGGTGGTGAGCTTGCCGAACGGCTGGATGCGCTCTACGAGTACATGTCCTATCAGTTGCTCCAGGCCAACCTTCGGGACAATCCCGACGCGCTTGATGAAGTGACGAAGCTCCTGCGGGAAGTCAAGTCCGGCTGGGATGAGATCCCGGAGGAACTTCGCAATTCAGCGGGCTAG
- a CDS encoding O-linked N-acetylglucosamine transferase, SPINDLY family protein: MDTEQFELETGHLDTAIQYHQRGEIEGAILLYQQFLRVHPRHADAWYLLSLAAYQAEQYSDAENAISEAISLNPTDASYHAHAGELLKSMGKLEEALANYRTAAGLAQTDADLYLNIGIIFDRLKRFSEAIHAYDRALRYRPNHPETHFNRGRALMQCGRERDAVSAFDAALACREDYAKAYHCRGLCLDALKRPEDALAAFDAALSVQGNLAESHFFRGTTLLQLGRLHEAVDAFETALKLAPDFAEAHFHRGSALQSLGRKSLGPFTKALAAYDAALAVRADYAEALHNRATTLQDLERLDEAIAGYTHAISVNPNYLATHSNRLLALHYRENSARGPILSAARQFGERFGHHSPRNARAKPHPKRRPLCIGYVSGDFRRHPVGHFLEPLLPNHDRKEVRVICFPTSTVYDSVSAELQSHADGWHSLVGLDDETAADCIRAQSIDILLDLSGHTADNRLSMFALKPAPVQASWLGYVGTTGLSAMDYVLADRFVAPEQDKDLFIEQLWRLPHSYMCIRPPEPAVPIRKRNANPRELTFGSFNNTIKLSPATIALWSHILRETPNTRLLLRYASLRHAEIRRQLLERFAAHGISAERLTLEGKASRTEMLETYNRVDIALDPTPYGGGITTAEALWMGVPVITLHGGAWPGRHSASILNTIGCPGLVAKNEEEYVALAISLATAPQRRRQYHETLRSTVEQSPLCDGLTFARDVETAFRGMWDLSAGIAR, translated from the coding sequence ATGGATACTGAACAATTTGAGTTAGAAACTGGACATCTTGACACTGCAATACAGTACCATCAGCGTGGCGAGATAGAAGGCGCCATACTTCTTTATCAACAATTTCTACGCGTTCATCCGAGACATGCGGATGCATGGTATTTGCTTAGCCTAGCCGCCTATCAAGCAGAGCAGTACTCAGACGCCGAGAATGCGATCAGCGAGGCCATCAGCCTAAATCCAACGGACGCCAGTTATCATGCCCATGCCGGCGAGCTGCTCAAAAGCATGGGAAAACTCGAAGAAGCGCTCGCCAACTATCGCACTGCGGCCGGGTTAGCCCAGACTGATGCCGACCTGTATTTAAATATCGGGATCATTTTTGACCGGCTTAAACGCTTTAGTGAGGCGATTCACGCCTATGACAGAGCGCTGCGATACCGGCCAAATCACCCGGAAACACATTTCAACCGCGGCAGAGCCTTGATGCAATGCGGTCGAGAGCGGGACGCAGTCTCCGCCTTTGACGCTGCACTGGCATGCCGGGAGGATTATGCAAAGGCCTATCACTGTCGTGGTCTGTGTCTGGACGCGCTAAAAAGACCCGAGGATGCCTTGGCGGCATTCGATGCCGCGCTCTCCGTTCAAGGGAACCTTGCTGAAAGCCACTTTTTCCGCGGGACCACACTCCTGCAGCTTGGCCGACTGCATGAAGCGGTTGACGCCTTCGAAACCGCACTGAAGCTCGCCCCCGATTTCGCGGAGGCGCACTTCCATCGGGGCAGCGCCCTGCAAAGCCTTGGTCGCAAAAGCCTCGGGCCGTTCACGAAAGCCCTTGCCGCTTATGATGCTGCGCTTGCAGTCAGAGCCGATTACGCGGAGGCTTTGCACAACCGGGCCACGACCTTGCAAGATCTTGAACGCTTGGACGAGGCCATCGCGGGCTATACACACGCCATCTCAGTCAATCCCAACTACTTGGCGACACACAGTAATCGACTACTTGCCTTGCATTACCGCGAAAATTCCGCCAGAGGGCCAATCCTCTCGGCGGCGCGCCAGTTCGGCGAGCGCTTTGGCCACCACAGCCCCCGAAACGCGCGTGCCAAGCCCCATCCCAAGCGTCGGCCATTATGCATCGGTTATGTGTCGGGGGACTTTCGCCGCCATCCGGTCGGCCATTTCCTGGAGCCTTTGCTGCCGAATCATGATCGAAAAGAAGTCCGGGTGATCTGTTTTCCGACGAGCACTGTGTATGATTCGGTCAGCGCGGAGCTTCAGAGTCATGCCGATGGCTGGCACAGTCTGGTTGGGCTTGATGACGAGACTGCGGCGGACTGTATTCGCGCCCAGAGCATTGATATTCTGCTTGATCTCTCAGGGCATACGGCAGACAACAGGTTATCGATGTTTGCGCTAAAGCCGGCTCCAGTGCAAGCATCTTGGCTCGGATACGTTGGTACCACAGGTCTTAGCGCGATGGACTATGTCCTGGCCGATCGGTTTGTCGCGCCAGAGCAAGACAAGGACTTGTTCATCGAGCAGCTCTGGCGCCTGCCACATTCCTATATGTGCATTCGACCGCCTGAGCCGGCCGTCCCGATCAGGAAAAGAAACGCCAATCCGAGAGAACTGACCTTTGGAAGCTTCAACAACACCATTAAGCTTTCGCCCGCGACCATCGCTCTCTGGTCGCATATTTTGCGAGAAACACCAAACACCCGACTCCTCTTGCGATATGCTTCTTTGCGGCATGCGGAAATCCGGCGACAACTCCTCGAGCGCTTTGCTGCGCATGGTATTTCTGCGGAACGCCTGACACTGGAAGGCAAAGCGTCGCGCACTGAAATGCTCGAGACCTACAATCGGGTCGATATTGCCTTGGACCCAACCCCCTATGGCGGAGGAATTACCACTGCCGAGGCGCTATGGATGGGCGTGCCAGTCATTACCCTGCATGGTGGTGCCTGGCCCGGACGGCATAGCGCGAGCATTCTCAACACCATTGGCTGCCCGGGACTGGTTGCAAAAAACGAGGAAGAGTACGTCGCCCTTGCCATTTCTCTGGCGACCGCACCGCAGCGACGCCGGCAGTATCATGAGACATTGCGGTCGACGGTGGAGCAATCCCCCCTTTGCGACGGCCTCACCTTCGCGCGGGACGTGGAAACCGCTTTTCGCGGGATGTGGGATCTTTCTGCGGGGATCGCTAGATGA
- a CDS encoding O-linked N-acetylglucosamine transferase, SPINDLY family protein: MSRPQESLDHILRKATQHHESGNLEAAVAGYQVVLGARPDLASVHNNLGNALLSLGRPQDALGAFDSAVALEPEDAILRFNRGNLLRQLGRYDQAILAFEAAINLQPNFAEGYLNLGLTLKDLERYDLALAAFDRVLRLKPGFAAAHNNRGIVLKELGRLEEALTAYDTALSLRPDFAKAHNNRGFVLKDLGRYTDALAACDAALQLQPDLADAYNTRGYVLKDMGRIAEALAACETGLELQPDLVDAHNNRGGLLQALGYQNEAIASYCEAIRIKPDYSLAHNNRLFALHYGERTPSGAIWAAACEFGDKFGKPRFFDQEPFRGKSDGRVHIGYVSGDFHNHPVGYFLESVLKNHDHKKFSVHCYDTQGAQDDLTARLKRHAQVWRSLVGINDAGAAEQIRSDEIDILIDLSGHTAHNRLLVFAQRPAPVQVTWLGYFGTTGLPTIDYILADRYVVTETDEQFFSEKIVRLPHSYLCFTPPTENVGIKPCRSARNFIKFASFNNIAKLSDQTIWLWAQIILRVPNSQLVIRDKALGDATVRQRIIDRFAIQGVVQERLDIKPSLRREEYLESYNDVDISLSPTPFGGGTTTAEALWMGVPVVCLRGGTWVGRISESIIKTVGLRDLVAETEEEYIHIATSLATRADQLHEMRSGLRSRLENSPFCDCPAFTRDLEEAFLGMLDSWRRPCASPPFGQ, encoded by the coding sequence ATGTCTCGACCACAAGAGTCCTTAGATCACATCCTAAGAAAAGCAACCCAACATCACGAAAGTGGGAACCTAGAAGCAGCCGTAGCAGGCTACCAGGTGGTCCTTGGCGCGAGACCAGACTTGGCGAGCGTCCATAATAATCTAGGAAATGCCTTGTTGTCGCTTGGCCGTCCGCAGGACGCCTTGGGTGCCTTCGATTCGGCGGTGGCCTTGGAGCCCGAGGACGCGATCCTCAGATTTAATCGGGGCAACCTGTTGCGCCAGCTTGGCCGTTACGACCAAGCGATTCTTGCCTTTGAAGCGGCGATTAACCTGCAACCGAACTTTGCCGAGGGCTACCTGAACCTGGGTCTGACGTTAAAGGACTTGGAGCGCTACGACTTGGCTCTAGCCGCTTTTGACAGGGTGCTGCGGTTGAAACCCGGCTTTGCGGCGGCTCACAACAACCGCGGCATTGTTCTCAAGGAACTGGGCAGATTGGAAGAAGCGCTCACAGCGTACGACACCGCGCTCAGCCTGCGGCCTGATTTTGCCAAAGCGCATAATAACCGTGGCTTTGTACTGAAGGACCTCGGTCGATACACCGATGCGCTAGCCGCCTGTGATGCCGCGCTGCAATTGCAGCCCGATTTGGCCGATGCATATAATACGCGTGGTTATGTGCTGAAAGACATGGGACGAATCGCAGAGGCACTGGCTGCATGCGAGACGGGACTGGAGTTACAGCCGGATTTGGTCGACGCGCATAACAACAGAGGCGGCCTGCTTCAGGCGCTGGGTTATCAGAATGAGGCAATAGCATCCTATTGCGAAGCGATTCGTATCAAACCGGATTACTCTCTTGCTCACAATAATCGCCTTTTTGCCCTGCATTATGGAGAGCGAACACCGTCAGGCGCGATATGGGCGGCCGCCTGTGAGTTTGGGGACAAATTCGGTAAGCCTCGTTTTTTTGACCAAGAACCATTCAGAGGCAAGTCAGATGGACGCGTTCATATTGGCTATGTATCAGGCGATTTTCACAACCACCCGGTCGGGTACTTCCTTGAGAGCGTGCTAAAAAATCACGACCACAAGAAGTTTTCAGTTCATTGCTACGATACCCAGGGTGCGCAAGATGACCTGACTGCGCGTCTTAAACGTCATGCGCAGGTGTGGAGAAGTCTTGTCGGGATAAACGACGCCGGGGCCGCCGAACAGATCCGCTCAGACGAAATTGATATATTGATCGATCTTTCTGGTCATACCGCGCATAACCGATTGTTAGTGTTCGCCCAGCGCCCCGCGCCGGTCCAAGTGACCTGGCTAGGGTACTTCGGTACCACGGGGTTGCCAACGATTGACTATATATTAGCGGATCGCTATGTGGTAACTGAAACGGACGAGCAGTTTTTTTCTGAGAAGATCGTGCGACTGCCGCATAGTTATCTCTGCTTCACGCCGCCAACTGAAAACGTGGGCATCAAGCCGTGTCGCTCAGCTCGTAATTTTATCAAGTTCGCAAGCTTTAACAATATTGCAAAGTTGTCCGATCAGACCATCTGGTTATGGGCGCAAATTATTCTGAGAGTGCCAAATTCACAATTGGTTATCCGCGATAAGGCGCTTGGTGATGCAACAGTTCGGCAGAGAATTATCGACCGTTTCGCAATCCAGGGCGTTGTCCAGGAGCGCCTGGATATTAAACCAAGTCTGCGTCGCGAGGAGTACCTTGAATCCTATAACGATGTCGATATCTCGTTGAGTCCGACGCCGTTCGGCGGTGGCACGACGACAGCCGAAGCCCTGTGGATGGGAGTGCCCGTTGTTTGTTTGCGTGGAGGTACGTGGGTTGGGCGGATCAGTGAAAGCATTATCAAAACCGTGGGTTTGCGGGACTTGGTTGCGGAAACCGAGGAAGAGTACATTCATATCGCCACATCGTTGGCAACTCGTGCTGATCAGCTTCACGAAATGCGTTCTGGCTTACGATCAAGGTTGGAGAACTCCCCTTTCTGTGACTGTCCAGCTTTCACGCGCGATTTGGAAGAAGCGTTTCTAGGCATGCTGGATAGCTGGCGGCGACCATGCGCCTCGCCTCCGTTTGGGCAATAG
- a CDS encoding tetratricopeptide repeat protein, producing MGRTRTAKALLDDAVAKHRRGDLAGAIAGYKELLNQAPNHADALHLLGLAFYQQGENEQAARLIDRAIQSDSQVALFYNHYGLVLYALSRTEEALAAFDAALKLNPGFVKAHNNRGAVLMGAGRLKEALAAFNNAVGLEPGNQEGHVNRAKVLGELGHLGESVESFQTAIAIDPCLSDAHFQLGNVLRMLGRMQDALSAYDHALKLDDKDASVYANRGNVLVELGRLKEAEESYRKALAVDQDHIVTLNNWASLLLKQGKSREAICVFETALAINPKNPEVNNNYGAALRDVGELNEAIAAFKQAITSEPSYYQAHSNRIMALHYREENPDQRIARAIRQFAARFEQEEICRPSMLARTLRRKMRIGYVSGDFREHPVGYFLEGAMLHHDRAELEIYCYSNNRVRDRLTARLQACANKWRTIENLPDKAALECIRTDGIDILVDLSGHTANNRLSLFALRPAPVQVTWLGYFGTTGLKAIDFILADRFVIRDGEEEKFSERVWRLPESYLCFTPPVTRSEIDSKCAMPDSVTFASFNNILKLSERTIRLWSRVLKEVPGSNLLIRDKVLADPGVRAKVLGEFVKSGTCPEQLVMESSVSREEYLREYCDVDISLSPTPFGGGTTTAEALWMGVPVVFLSGGTWAGRIGESILRTVGLPELVAQDEERYVGIATALAGDVKRRRELRNDLRGMVQNSPLCDFTTFTYELERAYREMWKDITERVAHGYGDWH from the coding sequence ATGGGAAGAACGCGCACAGCAAAAGCGCTTTTAGATGATGCGGTGGCAAAACACCGCCGGGGAGATCTTGCGGGAGCGATAGCTGGTTACAAGGAACTGCTGAATCAAGCTCCAAACCACGCGGACGCGCTCCATCTTCTCGGTCTCGCGTTTTATCAACAGGGGGAAAACGAGCAGGCGGCGCGTCTGATTGATCGCGCAATTCAGTCTGACAGTCAAGTTGCGCTTTTTTACAATCATTATGGTCTTGTCCTCTATGCCCTGTCTCGAACCGAAGAAGCCCTTGCGGCATTTGACGCAGCTTTGAAATTGAACCCGGGGTTCGTGAAGGCCCATAATAATAGGGGCGCTGTCTTAATGGGGGCTGGCCGCCTAAAGGAAGCGCTCGCCGCTTTTAATAATGCAGTGGGTTTGGAGCCTGGTAACCAAGAAGGGCACGTGAATCGAGCGAAAGTGCTAGGGGAGCTTGGCCATCTTGGTGAATCGGTGGAGTCTTTTCAGACCGCAATAGCAATTGATCCTTGTCTTTCGGATGCCCATTTTCAACTTGGAAATGTTTTGAGGATGCTCGGGCGCATGCAGGATGCGCTGTCAGCTTATGATCATGCGCTTAAATTGGACGACAAAGATGCTTCAGTCTATGCCAACCGTGGAAATGTGTTGGTTGAATTAGGACGGTTAAAGGAAGCCGAAGAGTCCTATAGGAAAGCCTTGGCAGTAGATCAGGACCATATCGTAACACTTAATAATTGGGCGAGCCTATTGCTCAAACAAGGGAAATCGCGAGAGGCTATTTGCGTATTCGAAACAGCCTTGGCAATCAACCCCAAAAACCCGGAGGTGAATAATAACTACGGTGCAGCGCTAAGGGATGTTGGCGAGTTAAATGAAGCAATAGCGGCATTTAAACAGGCAATTACATCAGAACCGAGTTACTACCAAGCACATAGCAACCGCATAATGGCGTTACATTATCGGGAGGAAAATCCAGATCAGCGAATTGCGAGAGCAATCAGGCAATTTGCTGCCCGGTTCGAGCAAGAGGAAATCTGTCGCCCCTCCATGTTGGCACGAACGCTCAGGCGGAAAATGCGGATTGGATATGTCTCCGGTGACTTTCGTGAACATCCAGTGGGGTATTTTCTCGAGGGCGCCATGTTGCATCATGATCGTGCTGAACTAGAGATATATTGTTACAGTAATAACCGAGTACGCGACCGTCTCACTGCGCGTTTGCAGGCTTGCGCCAACAAATGGCGAACAATTGAAAATTTGCCAGACAAGGCTGCGCTCGAGTGTATTCGCACAGATGGAATTGATATCCTCGTCGATCTTTCCGGGCATACCGCGAACAATCGCCTTTCTCTGTTTGCGCTGCGGCCGGCTCCGGTTCAAGTGACTTGGCTTGGCTACTTTGGTACAACGGGTCTGAAAGCGATTGACTTCATCCTCGCAGATCGATTTGTGATTCGCGACGGTGAGGAAGAAAAATTCTCTGAACGGGTATGGCGTCTCCCGGAAAGCTACCTATGCTTCACACCGCCCGTCACTAGAAGCGAGATTGACTCAAAGTGTGCAATGCCGGACTCTGTTACCTTTGCCAGCTTCAACAACATTCTCAAACTCTCGGAACGAACAATCAGGCTCTGGTCCCGTGTTTTGAAAGAGGTCCCTGGATCTAATCTGTTGATACGGGATAAAGTGCTGGCCGACCCGGGCGTCCGCGCTAAAGTTCTTGGAGAATTTGTGAAATCTGGAACATGCCCCGAGCAACTGGTTATGGAGTCCAGCGTTTCTCGCGAGGAATATCTTCGGGAATATTGCGATGTGGACATCTCTTTAAGCCCCACTCCCTTTGGGGGCGGCACCACGACCGCAGAAGCTCTCTGGATGGGGGTCCCAGTGGTTTTTTTAAGTGGTGGAACCTGGGCAGGGCGGATCGGTGAAAGTATTCTCCGCACTGTTGGTTTGCCAGAGTTAGTGGCTCAGGATGAGGAACGATACGTTGGAATCGCGACAGCCCTTGCCGGTGACGTCAAGCGAAGAAGAGAATTGAGAAATGATCTGCGGGGGATGGTCCAAAACTCGCCGCTGTGCGATTTTACAACCTTCACTTATGAGTTGGAGCGTGCCTATCGGGAGATGTGGAAAGATATTACCGAGCGGGTTGCACATGGATATGGCGATTGGCATTAA
- a CDS encoding tetratricopeptide repeat protein, whose product MADKDDLEILAPVLEALNGDDLNVALRAYDGLVRDAPEVSGYHVNRGNILQALGRPNEALEAFDWAIRVSPSDPVSHFNRGNLLRAIGRAAEAIEAYGRAITFNSHFAEAFLNRGIVLKGMGRNQEALEAYDNAVAENPSLFLAHYNRGVLLQELGKHEDALRAFEASIDINPRYAKAQNNRGNLLRVFGRNEEAVQAFRLALEIDGKCIEALINYGNFLRSQGMLQQALGYLDSAIHLNPASTEAHLNRSATLQEMGYFHRALEACDSALARDPDSISARLNRAGILKDLGLSQKAMDEYDWVIARKPDLAVGHSNRLFSLHYWEENVQRAIFPAALEYGREFGYAANEGPYTKNKRNQAKLRVGYVSADFRCHSVGFFLQQVFAHHDLQQIELFVYNNGEVRDNLTEALSGKVTHWVDILGLPDDSVADRIRADGIDILVDLSGHSAGNRLPVFAMRPSPVQVSWLGYFGTTGLSAMDYVIGDGVVTPAGCEKYFVERIYRLPGCYLCYTPPALDIDTSRLGGKAREITFGSFNNVAKISDSTIKLWARVLDESKDSRLVLRDKSFTELSMRKRMLARFGSFGLAAERLSLEPALGRREYLESYRHIDVALDPTPYGGGTTTADALWMGVPVVTLRGKTWAGRISTSILNALGIPEFSAQDENEYVSIASSLARDREKKEKLARELRRKMLSSGFCDGAWFTQTLEAAYRTMWSDWFTT is encoded by the coding sequence ATGGCAGATAAAGACGATCTGGAAATTCTTGCGCCCGTACTTGAGGCTCTAAACGGAGATGACTTGAATGTTGCTCTTCGGGCTTATGATGGCTTGGTGAGGGATGCTCCGGAAGTCAGCGGCTATCATGTGAACCGGGGTAATATCCTGCAAGCCTTGGGGCGCCCAAATGAAGCGCTCGAAGCCTTCGATTGGGCCATCAGGGTATCGCCGAGTGATCCGGTTTCGCATTTTAATCGGGGGAACCTTCTTCGTGCCATTGGGAGGGCAGCGGAAGCCATTGAAGCATATGGTAGGGCAATCACTTTTAATTCACATTTTGCCGAGGCATTTCTTAATCGCGGCATTGTTCTCAAAGGCATGGGCCGAAATCAGGAGGCACTGGAGGCCTATGATAACGCCGTCGCTGAAAACCCAAGCCTCTTTCTTGCCCATTACAACCGGGGAGTTCTGCTGCAAGAACTTGGTAAGCACGAAGATGCGCTGCGGGCTTTTGAAGCGTCAATTGATATCAATCCGAGATATGCAAAAGCGCAGAATAATCGAGGAAACCTTCTGAGGGTATTCGGGCGTAATGAAGAGGCAGTGCAGGCGTTTCGGTTGGCACTGGAGATTGATGGAAAGTGCATTGAGGCGCTGATTAATTACGGGAACTTCTTGCGCAGTCAAGGAATGTTGCAGCAGGCGCTGGGATATCTTGACTCGGCAATTCACCTGAATCCTGCCTCTACTGAGGCGCATCTCAACCGTAGCGCCACTTTGCAGGAAATGGGGTATTTTCATCGAGCGCTTGAAGCGTGCGATTCGGCTTTGGCACGAGATCCGGATTCAATTTCCGCGCGCCTTAATCGTGCTGGAATTTTGAAGGATCTCGGATTGTCTCAGAAGGCCATGGATGAATACGACTGGGTGATAGCACGTAAGCCGGACCTAGCTGTTGGACATTCCAATCGCTTATTTTCCCTGCACTACTGGGAAGAGAACGTGCAAAGAGCAATTTTCCCTGCTGCACTTGAGTATGGCCGTGAATTTGGTTACGCGGCGAACGAAGGACCTTATACGAAGAATAAAAGAAATCAAGCTAAATTGCGTGTCGGCTATGTGTCGGCCGATTTCCGCTGTCACTCCGTCGGGTTTTTCTTGCAGCAGGTGTTTGCTCACCATGACCTTCAGCAGATTGAGCTATTTGTCTACAATAACGGTGAGGTCAGGGATAATCTAACCGAGGCGCTGTCGGGAAAAGTAACGCATTGGGTCGATATTCTCGGTCTTCCGGATGATAGCGTGGCAGATCGTATTAGAGCAGATGGTATTGATATCCTGGTCGATCTCTCGGGGCATTCGGCGGGGAATCGTCTGCCTGTATTCGCTATGCGCCCGTCCCCGGTCCAAGTCAGCTGGCTTGGGTATTTCGGAACCACTGGCCTCAGCGCGATGGATTATGTGATCGGGGATGGGGTCGTGACACCAGCCGGATGCGAAAAATACTTTGTCGAAAGAATATACCGGCTTCCGGGTTGTTATCTTTGCTACACGCCACCCGCGCTGGATATTGATACCAGTCGCCTTGGAGGCAAGGCAAGGGAAATCACTTTCGGAAGTTTCAATAATGTCGCAAAGATTTCAGATTCTACGATTAAACTTTGGGCACGGGTGTTGGATGAGTCAAAAGATAGTCGATTGGTCCTTCGCGATAAGTCATTCACCGAACTGTCAATGAGGAAGCGGATGCTGGCGCGTTTTGGGAGTTTTGGGCTCGCGGCGGAGCGTTTGAGCTTAGAGCCAGCTTTGGGTCGGAGGGAATATTTAGAGTCCTATCGGCACATCGATGTTGCTCTCGATCCTACACCCTATGGTGGGGGTACGACTACGGCAGACGCTTTGTGGATGGGGGTGCCTGTTGTTACGCTTCGCGGAAAGACGTGGGCTGGCAGAATCAGTACCAGTATTCTGAATGCCCTAGGAATTCCCGAGTTTTCAGCTCAGGATGAAAACGAGTACGTGTCCATTGCGTCTTCATTGGCGAGAGATAGAGAAAAAAAGGAGAAACTGGCAAGGGAATTGAGAAGGAAGATGCTTTCGTCGGGCTTTTGTGACGGTGCTTGGTTTACGCAAACGCTTGAAGCAGCTTACCGAACAATGTGGTCGGATTGGTTTACTACGTGA
- a CDS encoding tetratricopeptide repeat-containing sulfotransferase family protein, with protein MPTTRQLTSTKVLISMDAPTSQNRLLDTPLDMANALEKALICHEQGDLHQAVDLYREAFPFLPLSQRGRVAYLLGTILLRHADYQESEKYLRTAIEVNPSVADYHRAYGLLLEETNRTDDASLAYQRALSLDPTNHSSALSYANLLIDKGQYDDAISICRQAETTGEDQARLLNTLGVACKRTNQIEKAIKAFSQAISLNPFYAAAYINRATVRKAQSRWCAAINDFRAALSIDPDNANVRLQLAVCLKKPGRIEDAITECHLALKASQCQVTDFRTGHLMLASLYEQKADYARAFRHYSIAREYHQKDEGISHDNGYTYIRWIRSRITRSFFSSHGSTAHPTRRPIFVVGMPRSGTSLVEQMLDCHPLVHGAGELGWISEKTDLLVQQERNGGTRLEDIPENQVKAIANGYLNYLDTFDNKAKHVVDKNCHNFAYLWFIVKLFPKATIIHCRRNPMATCWSIFTNPFENGHGYANSFLMLGRYYSEYLKVMKHWETVLPLKIHHVDYESLVREPEPVIRGLLTHCSLPFHSECLTPHLNKREIKTASAEQVRKPIYTTRISHWRNYKKFLTDLEKALNS; from the coding sequence ATGCCTACAACGCGCCAACTCACGAGTACAAAAGTTTTGATATCGATGGATGCGCCTACATCACAAAACCGACTGCTAGACACTCCGCTCGACATGGCGAACGCACTAGAGAAGGCATTGATATGCCACGAACAAGGAGACCTCCATCAGGCCGTTGACCTGTATAGGGAAGCATTTCCCTTTCTCCCGCTCTCGCAACGCGGCCGTGTCGCCTACCTCTTAGGAACTATCTTGCTCCGCCATGCCGATTACCAAGAAAGTGAGAAATACCTGCGCACGGCCATTGAAGTAAATCCCTCGGTTGCAGACTACCATCGCGCATACGGCCTGTTACTCGAGGAAACCAACCGCACCGATGATGCCTCTCTCGCCTATCAACGAGCTCTCTCCCTAGACCCAACCAACCACTCGTCCGCCTTGAGCTATGCCAACCTGCTCATTGACAAGGGCCAATACGACGATGCTATTAGCATATGTCGCCAAGCAGAAACAACAGGGGAGGATCAAGCGAGACTTCTAAACACTCTCGGAGTCGCCTGCAAACGTACTAACCAAATTGAAAAAGCGATCAAAGCTTTCAGTCAAGCTATTTCACTAAACCCTTTCTACGCGGCTGCCTATATCAACCGCGCCACAGTAAGAAAAGCCCAATCTCGTTGGTGCGCTGCAATCAATGATTTTCGGGCTGCGCTCTCCATTGACCCGGATAACGCCAACGTCCGACTCCAACTTGCGGTATGCCTGAAAAAGCCGGGCCGAATAGAGGATGCCATCACCGAATGTCACCTAGCATTGAAAGCGAGCCAATGCCAGGTTACTGATTTCAGAACAGGGCATCTTATGCTTGCGTCTCTCTACGAGCAGAAAGCCGACTATGCCCGCGCGTTTCGGCATTACAGCATCGCGCGCGAATATCACCAGAAAGACGAAGGCATAAGCCACGACAACGGCTATACTTACATCCGATGGATTCGGTCTCGGATCACACGATCATTCTTTTCAAGCCATGGGTCCACCGCGCATCCAACTAGACGACCAATCTTCGTGGTAGGTATGCCACGCTCCGGTACAAGCCTGGTCGAGCAAATGCTTGACTGCCATCCCCTTGTACATGGCGCGGGTGAACTTGGGTGGATATCCGAAAAAACGGACCTCCTCGTCCAACAGGAGCGGAATGGCGGAACCCGCCTTGAAGATATCCCTGAAAATCAAGTCAAAGCCATCGCGAACGGGTATCTGAATTACCTCGACACATTCGATAACAAAGCCAAACACGTCGTCGACAAAAACTGTCATAATTTTGCTTACTTATGGTTCATCGTTAAACTTTTCCCAAAGGCAACCATTATCCATTGCCGGCGCAACCCGATGGCCACCTGTTGGTCGATTTTCACCAATCCCTTTGAAAATGGCCATGGCTATGCCAATAGTTTTTTAATGCTCGGACGCTATTACAGCGAATACCTCAAGGTCATGAAACATTGGGAGACAGTGCTTCCGTTAAAGATTCATCACGTCGACTACGAATCTCTCGTCCGCGAACCAGAACCTGTGATTAGAGGCTTGCTTACCCACTGCAGTCTCCCTTTTCATTCTGAATGCCTGACCCCCCACTTGAATAAGCGGGAAATCAAAACAGCAAGTGCTGAACAGGTTAGAAAGCCAATATACACAACGAGAATATCCCATTGGCGAAATTACAAAAAATTCCTCACGGACCTAGAAAAGGCATTGAATTCGTGA